A segment of the uncultured Fibrobacter sp. genome:
GCAATTTCGCATTCCATGAGCACCGGAATCCGGCGATCGTCATCGGTAAGCCAGATGAAAATGCGGCCCTTGGAAACAAAAATGCCGTCGCCGTCGAGCACGGGTTCCACCTTGATGCAGGGGACCTTGCCAAGCACGCTCTCGATCGTTTCTTTTCCATGGACCAGCACCTTAAGCTCGTAGCGTTTCTTGCCGCTCACCGCCGAAAAGCGCGAGGTATCCCCCACGGTAAGCGGAAGGGTGCGCACCAGGTAAAACGCCGACATGATACTGTGTTCCTCGCCCTGGAGCGCGACCACCGTATCGGCAGAGCGTTTGACCCTGCGGGTTTTCATATCGGTAAAGACTGTATCCGAGAGCCAGCCCTTTTCGCCCTTGCGGTCGAAGCGGATAACGGAGGTGTTGTGGAACGTACCCTCGTGAAGGCGCTTGCGGAAAACCTCGGTCATCAACCCCTTGTTGCGCACACGGGTATAGACGGTATCGTTTACCGGATAAACCTTATTGATGGTCTTGTTGCCAGTCGCGAACGTCAGGAATTCCGTCTTGCCATCCTGGATGGGTTTCACCTCAAGCGTCGCGTAACCGGCCGTAATGAAGCCCCAACTGAGACTGAAGGACAGCTTTTCGCCCTTCATCCAGGGAGCTTTGACTTCGGGAAGGTTCGGCTCACCAGCGAAAGAC
Coding sequences within it:
- a CDS encoding DUF3108 domain-containing protein codes for the protein MHSLSRIFIYLAAFLVAASFAGEPNLPEVKAPWMKGEKLSFSLSWGFITAGYATLEVKPIQDGKTEFLTFATGNKTINKVYPVNDTVYTRVRNKGLMTEVFRKRLHEGTFHNTSVIRFDRKGEKGWLSDTVFTDMKTRRVKRSADTVVALQGEEHSIMSAFYLVRTLPLTVGDTSRFSAVSGKKRYELKVLVHGKETIESVLGKVPCIKVEPVLDGDGIFVSKGRIFIWLTDDDRRIPVLMECEIALGSIKAKLLEAK